The Acidobacteriota bacterium sequence CTGGCATACATTTCCCTACGCGCCCGCAGCGGAAAACGGCGGCGACGAGCTCAACGGCCCGCCCTCCATCGCGCCCGATCTAAAGAAAATGGGCTTCGAGATGCTGGCCCACGCCAACAACCACGACACCGACTGGGGCCTGGCGGGCATGGAAGCCACCGACAAAGCGCTCGACACCGCGGGACTGGTCCATGCCGGCACCGGCCGCAATCTGGCCGCAGCGCAGGCTCCACGTTACCTCGAAACGCACTGGGGAAGGATTGCAGTGGTGGCGACGACATCGAGCTTCGAACCCATGGAAGCCGCCGGCGCGCCGCTGGGCGAGGCGCTCGGCCGCCCAGGCGTAAGCACGCTGCGGACCACGCTCTACCACCTCGTCAACCAGCCGCAGTTCGACGCGCTGCGCCAGATCTACGACACCCAGCCGGAGCGTCCCGCCCACCCGCTGCCGGCCAACATCAAAGATTTCACCCTCTTCGGCGTGCATTATCGCCTGGGCCCTGCGCCCGCGCTCCATTACATGATGAATCCAAACGATCTGAGCGAAATTCTCAAAGGCGTACGCGAAGGCAAGGAAGACGCAAATTTCGAGATTTTCTACATCCATTGCCATCAACCCGGCAACTGGAGCGATCCGCCACCGGATTTTCTGCGCACCCTCGCGCACAGCGCCATCGATGCGGGCGCCGACGAGTTCGTCGCCAGCGGTCCCCATCGGCTGCGCGGTATCGAAATCTATCGCGGTAAGCCGATCTTCTACAGCCTCGGGAACTTTTTCTTTGAGATTGACGATCAGGAGGTCACCGCCGATACCTGGATGGAGCGTACCCACCTCGCTCCGGCGACGACCACCAATCAGGAGTACGAAGCTGTGCACCTCGCCCGCAGCTTCCGCGGCGAGGTGTGGTACCAGAGCGTGGTGGCGATCACGCAATGCGAACACGGCAGGCTGAGCGAAATCCGCCTCTACCCGATAGACCTGGGCTACCACCGCAGTCCCGCGGATCGGGGTGTCCCGCACCTCGCGCCGCCCGCCGAAGCCCGCGTGATTCTGGAGCGGCTGCAAAAGCTTTCCCAGCCCTTCGACACGCAGATCGAAATTCAGGGCAGCGTCGGCATCATCCGTCCCTGACCGGCGCGCTATAATCCAGCTTTGCTTCATTCCTGCCCGCCAAGGACTTCCCGCAGTGCCCAGTTTTGATTCTCAGCCCTCGCACCGCCTCCGTAATCTCGCCGTCGTCATCATCCTTGTCATCCTTATTGCGTTCGGCTACGCCTGGT is a genomic window containing:
- a CDS encoding CapA family protein translates to MLGKLTATTLLLAAGLIAQQMTAKPAPATAAKGFTLAAVGDLIQAHPQMAAGDTAFLPVAQLVQGADVGFGNLENSLLDWHTFPYAPAAENGGDELNGPPSIAPDLKKMGFEMLAHANNHDTDWGLAGMEATDKALDTAGLVHAGTGRNLAAAQAPRYLETHWGRIAVVATTSSFEPMEAAGAPLGEALGRPGVSTLRTTLYHLVNQPQFDALRQIYDTQPERPAHPLPANIKDFTLFGVHYRLGPAPALHYMMNPNDLSEILKGVREGKEDANFEIFYIHCHQPGNWSDPPPDFLRTLAHSAIDAGADEFVASGPHRLRGIEIYRGKPIFYSLGNFFFEIDDQEVTADTWMERTHLAPATTTNQEYEAVHLARSFRGEVWYQSVVAITQCEHGRLSEIRLYPIDLGYHRSPADRGVPHLAPPAEARVILERLQKLSQPFDTQIEIQGSVGIIRP